CAGCCCGTCACCAAACGTGCGCTCCAGCCGGGGCAGCAGCCAGTCCGGCACTTCCAGCCGGACCGCGCGCGGCATGTCGGCATGCGCCAGCGCCTGACCGCGCAGCCGGTCATAAAGCGCGCTTTCATGCCCGATCAGCCCCAGCGGAGCATACCGCCCGCCGGTAAACAGTTCGCGCGGGTTTTCCCGGCTGTCAGGTTCCAGCGCCATCATGGCCAGAACCAGCGTGCGCGGCGTGACCTGCCCGCCTGCGCGTTCGATCCACCAGTGCAGCCTGCGCCAGTGGCGCAGCACGCGCCATATGCGTGCCGATATGGCGCGGCGGTCGCCCCCGCCAATATAGCGCCGTTCGCGGAAGAAGGCGTTGGCCAGCGCATCGGCAGGCCGCCGTGGCGTTGCCTCCATTGCGGCAAGCAGGTCAATGGCGGCGGAAAGCCGTGCGCTGGGTGTCATGAATTATGGAACCGTTACTGTGGAAAACCGGCAGGGTCAGTCCTGCTGGTAGTTGGGGGCTTCACGCGTGATGGAGACATCGTGCACATGGCTTTCACGCAGGCCCGCGCCCGTTATGCGGCGGAAGCGCGCGCGCTGCTGCAGGTCCGCAATGGTGGCGGAGCCGGTATAGCCCATGCCCGCACGCAGGCCACCCACCAACTGGTGCACCACCGCGCCCATCGCGCCCTTGTAGGCCACGCGGCCTTCAATGCCTTCGGGCACCATCTTGTGCGTGTCCTTGATGTCCTGCTGGAAGTAGCGGTCGGCCGACCCGCGGGACATTGCCCCCAGGCTGCCCATGCCGCGATAGGACTTGTAGGTCCGGCCCTGGTACAGGAACACCTCGCCCGGCGCTTCCTCCGTGCCCGCCAGCAGCGAGCCGACCATCACCACATCCGCGCCCGCGCCAATGGCCTTGACGATATCGCCCGAAGTCCGCACGCCGCCATCGGCAATGGCGGGCACGTCGCGCTCGTGGCACGCGGCCGATGTTTCCATGACGGCGGAAAACTGCGGCACGCCCACCCCGGCCACGACGCGCGTAGTGCAGATGGAACCCGGCCCGATGCCGACCTTCACGCAGTCGGCCCCCGCCTCGATCAGCGCGAGGGCGGCTTCCGGTGTCGCGACATTACCGGCAATGATCTGGATATCGTTGCGGATCGCACGCACCCGCTCGATGGATTTGAGCACGCCGGCGGAATGGCCATGCGCGGTGTCGATCACCACCACGTCCACCCCTGCCGCGATCAGTTCACGCGCACGCCCCACGCCATCGTCCCCCACGCCGGTGGCGGCGGCGCACAGCAGGCGCCCCATGCTGTCCTTGTTGGCCTGCGGGTACTGCACCGCGCGGTCCATGTCCTTGACGGTGATCAGGCCGATGCAGCGATCCTCGTCATCCACCACCAGCAGCTTCTCGATCCGGTGGCGGTGCAGCAGCTGGCGGGCCTGGTCACGGTCGGCGTTGTTGCGCACCGTCACCAGGTTCTCACGCGTCATCAGTTCATACACGCGCTGGGCGGGGTCGGTGGCAAAACGGACATCGCGGTTGGTCAGGATACCGACCAGCCGGTTGGTCTCGCGCTCCACCACCGGCAGGCCGCTTATGCCATGGCGTGACATGATGGCATTGACCTCCGCCAGCGTCTGGTCGGGGTAGACGATAACGGGATTGACCACCATGCCCGACTCGAAACGCTTGACGCGACGGACCTGCTCGGCCTGCTGCTCGACGGTCAGGTTCTTGTGAATGACGCCAAGCCCGCCATTCTGGGCCATGGCGATGGCCATGTTGTCCTCGGTCACGGTGTCCATGGCGGACGAGATCAGCGGAATGTTCAGCGTGATCGTGCGGGTCAGCCGGGTTTTTGTCGATGTCTGCGAAGGCAGGACACTCGATTCGTCAGGAACGACCAGCACGTCATCAAAGGCGAGGGCCTCGCGAATGCGATCCTCGATCCGGGGGGCGGATGTGTTTTTCGGTATGGAAGACATGATGCAGGGGCCTCGTCAGCGGATGGCGGCTTCCCCGCGCCTCGGGTCACCGACCGTTGGCGCTCCCTCTTAGGGGGCTGCGCGCCTGCTGGCAAGCCTTACGCGCGGGGATGGCGTGCTTTCTTGCATGAATGACGCAAAAATACCCCATCCCTGAAAAGCGCATGAAGGTTTTCGGGTACCGCCCTTTTCAAAAGGCGGTGTTGTTCGAAGCTTCATGCGGAAGGCCCCACCAGAAACCTTTGTTATCTAATTATTTAAAAACAGTCTTTTACACATGCAGGCGCAGGCCATCATAAGCAGCCTCCACGCCTTCGGGCAGGTTGGCCTGCATCCAGCCCCAGTCCATGTCCGGCCCCATATGGGTCAGCACGGTGCGGCGGGGCTGTATGATCCTGCGCCAGCGCAGCACCTGCGCCAGCCACCCGTGGGAGGGATGGACATCACGCTGGAAGCAGCCGACCACCCACGTATCCACCCCGCGCAGCGTATCAAGGGCCGCGTCACCCAGTTCGGCCACGTCGGTGCAGTAGGCCATGGGCCCCACCCGCAGGCCCATGGTTTCGGTCCGGCCATGCTGCTGCACGAACAGGTCCACCTCCATCCCCGCGATAACCTGCCTGGATGGCAGGGGGACGGGATGGACATCCAGCACGGGGCGGTAGATGTGCGGCGGTGTCCAGGGGCGAAAGGCATAATCAAACCGGCACGCCAGTTCATCCAGCACCGGCTGCGTGCCATAGACCGGCAGCGGCGCGCGGGTGATGCGGTTGATGGAGCGCAGTTCGTCCAGACCCGCGATATGGTCGGCATGGGCGTGGGTATAGATCACGGCATCCACCACGCTCACATGCCGGGCCAGCAGCTGCGTACGCAGGTCCGGCCCGGTATCGACCAGCAGCCTGCGGCCCGGCCCGTCGCTTATGATGACGGAGGAACGCGTCCGGCGGTTGCGTGGCTCCGCCGGGTCGCACATGCCCCAGTCCCCTGCCCCGTCCGCGCCACCGATCATGGGCACGCCAGCCGAACCGGCGCAGCCAAGGATGATCATCTCCATGCCGGTCAGACCGCCTGGCTGAACAGGCGGCTGAAGTTGCGGGTGGTCATCTCGGCAAAGGCCGCATCCTCCATCCCGCGCAGTTCGGCCAGCACACGGGCGGTATAGGCCACGTAACCCGGTTCGTTGCGCTTGCCACGCCGGGGTACGGGGGCAAGATAGGGGGAATCCGTCTCGACCAGCAGGCGATCGGCCGGCACGTCCTTCGCCACGTCGCGCACCGACTGCGCGCGGCTGAACGTGGCAATACCCGAGAAGCTGATATACCCCCCCAGTTCCAGCGCACCACGCGCAAGCTCCGGCCCGGAGGAAAAGCAGTGGATCAGGAACGGGAATGCCCCGCCGCTCTGCGTCTCGTCACGCAGGATGGCCAGCATGTCGTCATCGGCTTCCCGCGTATGGATCACCAGCGGCAGGCCGGTGCGGCGCGCGGCATCGATATGCACGCGGAAGCTCTCCTGCTGGGCGGGCCGGATTTCGGGCTGACCATGGAAGTAGTCCAGCCCGCTTTCACCAATGCCCACCACGCGCGGGTCATCGGCCAGCGCCATGAGTTCCGTAGCCTCGGGCAGCGTTTCCTCATCCACATGGTCTGGATGGGTGCCGATGGTGCACCAGACCCGCAGGTCCGGCGTATCCAGTTCTGCCAGCTTCTTCTGCTGGTCCGCACGCGACAGCCTTGTGCCGATGGTCACCATGCCGTCCACCCCCGCCTGCCGCGTGCGGGCCAGGATTTCGGGCATTTCCTCATCGGAGAAATGATCCAGATGACAGTGGGAATCGGTCAGTCCCAGGCGGGTCATGAAGCCTCCGGTTCGACGTAACGGGGGAAGATACCCTGTGGGGCGGGCAGTTCACGGCCTGCGGGCAGCGGCGTGCCGAGCGATGCGAAATCCCGCTCGCCCGGTTCCACGCCAAGCTGGGTCAGCATCCTGTCCATGCTGCCGGGCATGTAGGGCTGGAGCACGGTGGCGATGATGCGCAGCGCATCAGCCAGCACACGCAGCACGTCGCCCATGCGGGCGGCATCGGTCTTTTTCAGCTTCCACGGGGCCTGATGGTCGATATAGGCGTTGCAGGCGCGGATGACCTTCCATACCTCCTCCAGCGCATCGGTCAGGGCCTGGCGGTCGATCTGCTCATGCATGATCTGTGGCAGCAGGCCTGCGGGGGCAAGCAACGCCATATCCTCCGCCGTGCGGGTCCCCTGCGCCGGCAGCCTGCCTTCGCAGTTGCGCGCGATCTGGGAAAGCGTGCGCTGGGCAAGGTTGCCAAGGTCATTGGCCAGTTCGACATTCATGCGCGAGATGATGGCGCGCCTGCTGAGGTCGCTGTCTCCGCCAAAGGGCATCTCGCGCATCAGGAAGAAGCGGATCGGGTCAAGGCCGAAGGTCTCCACCAGGTCACGCGGGTCCACCACGTTGCCCAGCGACTTGCTCATCTTCTGCCCCTCGATGGTCCACCAGCCATGCGCGAACACACGGTCAGGCAGTTCCACCCCCGCCCCCATCAGCAGCGCGGGCCAGTAGATGGCGTGGAAGCGCAGGATGTCCTTGCCCACCAGATGCAGGTTGGCAGGCCAGAAATCATGGCGCGGGGCCGTCCGGTCCGGGTAGCCGATGGCGGAGAGATAGTTGGCCAGCGCGTCCACCCACACATACATCACATGCTTCGGGTCGCCCGGCACGGGAATGCCCCAGTTGAAGCTGGTGCGGCTGATCGACAGGTCACGCAGCCCCTGACGCACGAAGCTTGCGACCTCGTTACGGCGGCTGTGGGGTTCAATGAAGCCGGGGCGGCTTTCATACAGTTCCAGCAGTCTGTCACCGAATTTGGACAGGCTGAAGAAGTAGGATGGCTCCTTCACCCATTCCACGGCCGCACCCGTGGGGGCAACCTTCTTCCCGTCCGGCCCGTCAACCAGTTCTTCCTCGCCATAGAAGCACTCGTCCCGCGTGGCGTACCAGCCTTCGTATGCGCCGAGGTAGATGTGACCATTTTCCTCCAGCTTCTTCCACAGTGCTTGTGCGCCCTGCACATGACGCGGCTCGGTCGTGCGGATGAAGTCATCGTAGGAGATGGCCATCTTGTCGTACATGTCACGGAAATCGGCCGCGACCCTGTCAGCAAGGGCAACGGGCGTCACGCCCGCGGCCTGGGCCGCCTGCTCCACCTTCTGCCCGTGCTCGTCCGTTCCGGTCAGGAAGAAGACATCAAATCCCGCCAGCCGCTTGAAGCGTGCGATCACATCCGCCGCAACGGATGTATAGGCGTGGCCGATATGCGGCGCCCCATTCACGTAATAGATCGGTGTTGTGACGTAGTAGCGCCGTGTCATGTTTCACTCACCCGCGCAAGCGCCATAAGCAGCGCCTGCTGTTTGTCCAGATTGAATTGTTCGGTCTCCGCGCGCAGGCG
This portion of the Komagataeibacter sp. FNDCF1 genome encodes:
- the metG gene encoding methionine--tRNA ligase — translated: MTRRYYVTTPIYYVNGAPHIGHAYTSVAADVIARFKRLAGFDVFFLTGTDEHGQKVEQAAQAAGVTPVALADRVAADFRDMYDKMAISYDDFIRTTEPRHVQGAQALWKKLEENGHIYLGAYEGWYATRDECFYGEEELVDGPDGKKVAPTGAAVEWVKEPSYFFSLSKFGDRLLELYESRPGFIEPHSRRNEVASFVRQGLRDLSISRTSFNWGIPVPGDPKHVMYVWVDALANYLSAIGYPDRTAPRHDFWPANLHLVGKDILRFHAIYWPALLMGAGVELPDRVFAHGWWTIEGQKMSKSLGNVVDPRDLVETFGLDPIRFFLMREMPFGGDSDLSRRAIISRMNVELANDLGNLAQRTLSQIARNCEGRLPAQGTRTAEDMALLAPAGLLPQIMHEQIDRQALTDALEEVWKVIRACNAYIDHQAPWKLKKTDAARMGDVLRVLADALRIIATVLQPYMPGSMDRMLTQLGVEPGERDFASLGTPLPAGRELPAPQGIFPRYVEPEAS
- the guaB gene encoding IMP dehydrogenase; amino-acid sequence: MSSIPKNTSAPRIEDRIREALAFDDVLVVPDESSVLPSQTSTKTRLTRTITLNIPLISSAMDTVTEDNMAIAMAQNGGLGVIHKNLTVEQQAEQVRRVKRFESGMVVNPVIVYPDQTLAEVNAIMSRHGISGLPVVERETNRLVGILTNRDVRFATDPAQRVYELMTRENLVTVRNNADRDQARQLLHRHRIEKLLVVDDEDRCIGLITVKDMDRAVQYPQANKDSMGRLLCAAATGVGDDGVGRARELIAAGVDVVVIDTAHGHSAGVLKSIERVRAIRNDIQIIAGNVATPEAALALIEAGADCVKVGIGPGSICTTRVVAGVGVPQFSAVMETSAACHERDVPAIADGGVRTSGDIVKAIGAGADVVMVGSLLAGTEEAPGEVFLYQGRTYKSYRGMGSLGAMSRGSADRYFQQDIKDTHKMVPEGIEGRVAYKGAMGAVVHQLVGGLRAGMGYTGSATIADLQQRARFRRITGAGLRESHVHDVSITREAPNYQQD
- a CDS encoding MBL fold metallo-hydrolase, giving the protein MEMIILGCAGSAGVPMIGGADGAGDWGMCDPAEPRNRRTRSSVIISDGPGRRLLVDTGPDLRTQLLARHVSVVDAVIYTHAHADHIAGLDELRSINRITRAPLPVYGTQPVLDELACRFDYAFRPWTPPHIYRPVLDVHPVPLPSRQVIAGMEVDLFVQQHGRTETMGLRVGPMAYCTDVAELGDAALDTLRGVDTWVVGCFQRDVHPSHGWLAQVLRWRRIIQPRRTVLTHMGPDMDWGWMQANLPEGVEAAYDGLRLHV
- a CDS encoding TatD family hydrolase, whose product is MTRLGLTDSHCHLDHFSDEEMPEILARTRQAGVDGMVTIGTRLSRADQQKKLAELDTPDLRVWCTIGTHPDHVDEETLPEATELMALADDPRVVGIGESGLDYFHGQPEIRPAQQESFRVHIDAARRTGLPLVIHTREADDDMLAILRDETQSGGAFPFLIHCFSSGPELARGALELGGYISFSGIATFSRAQSVRDVAKDVPADRLLVETDSPYLAPVPRRGKRNEPGYVAYTARVLAELRGMEDAAFAEMTTRNFSRLFSQAV